The nucleotide sequence CCATTTCCGTCAAGTGCGTTCTCGTCGGGATGCAAAACCAATTAAAGTAGAACCTTTAAGTTTTTACCTCAATTTGCTCCGCTATCCTTTTCCTCACTCATCCCATCATTCGCCAATATTGATCGCAAGTTTGTTCGTACTATCTCAAATTGCTAACTTCTTGGGATTCTTTTGGGAAACAAAACAGCAACGTGTCGAAAATTAGAAGTAGGGAAGAAGGAAGAGGGAAGAGGGAAGAGGGAAGAAGAAATATACAATTTAAATGCATAGTAACTCAAAAAGTAGAGAGTCTGAGGTAAATTAGTGAAAAAATGGTTATGGTTACCTTTGGCGGCTATTTTTTTCGTAGGTTGCGCGCAAAGCTTTCCCCAAGAGACTTCTACTCAAGATGTAGGTACTTCAGAAGCAACTGAACCATCACCAATTACTCCAGCGACTTTGCCAAATCAAAGTACATTGGTGGAGCCAATGAGTCAAGCGAACTTGCTACGACACGTCAAAGCTTTAGGATTTGCGCGTTATAGCCAAAGCGATCGCCTCAAAGCGCGTCAATATATTATAAATAATCTTAAATCTGCGGGTTGGTCGGTAACTCTCCAAACATTTAAAGATGAATATGCTGATGGAGTCAATATCATCGCTGAACGTTCCCAAAAAAATGCTCAAGTGGAAACCATTCTAGTTGGCGCTCATTACGATACAGTACCGCGTTCTCCTGGAGCAGATGATAATGGAACTGGGGTAGCTACAATTCTCGAAATTGCTCGGATTACCAGTTCTCTCCCCACCAAAAAGAATCTCAAACTGGTATTTTTTGACCAAGAAGAAATCGGACTCAAAGGCAGTTTAGCATTTACTA is from Merismopedia glauca CCAP 1448/3 and encodes:
- a CDS encoding M20/M25/M40 family metallo-hydrolase, whose product is MKKWLWLPLAAIFFVGCAQSFPQETSTQDVGTSEATEPSPITPATLPNQSTLVEPMSQANLLRHVKALGFARYSQSDRLKARQYIINNLKSAGWSVTLQTFKDEYADGVNIIAERSQKNAQVETILVGAHYDTVPRSPGADDNGTGVATILEIARITSSLPTKKNLKLVFFDQEEIGLKGSLAFTSRPNNVKRLSGAIIIDMLGFACNTPGCQTFPEGLPVTLPTDTGDFILVAGDTEHPEIISAFDHLPNSNFPSVVKIPVPFKGLSAINLLRSDHAPFWLRNIGAVIVTDTANFRNPHYHQPTDIYNTIDRNFFTNSAQIVANATIKLLEI